Genomic segment of Dehalogenimonas alkenigignens:
ATCATCGGGCATGACGGCGTAAAAGAGCTTCTCAGGGCTTCACTTCTTGCCGAAAAGCCGGTGCATGTCCTTCTCACCGGACCGCCCGCCCTGGCCAAGACGCTTTTCCTCTGGGATATCGAAAAGGCCGGCGGCGAGAAGGCCATCTGGTTGGTGGGCTCGGCAACATCGAAGGCCGGTCTTTGGGACCTTGTTGCCGGACGCGAGCCTTCCATCCTTCTTATTGACGAAATCGACAAGATGAACGCAGCCGACACCGCGGCGCTTCTGACCATGATGGAAGGCGGCCGGTTGATCCGGGCCAAAAGGGGCCGCGAGCTTAACATCAACAATCCGCTGTGGGTGGTGGCCGCCTCAAACCGGTGCGAGAAATTGTCGCCGGAACTCCGGTCGCGGTTTGCGATCCGGATGTTGAATCCGTACGGCCGGGCGGAGTACCTCGCTGTTGTGAAAGGCGTCCTCGTCCGCTCAGAGGGCTTGAGCTCCGAGCTTGCCACGGAGGTCGCCGACCGCCTCGACGGCCTGACCCAAAACGTTCGGGACGCAATACGAGTGGCTCGCCTGGCGCCGCAACTCGGCGTCGAGAAGGCGATCAAATTACTTTTAGGAGGAGCGTCAAATGAAGACTGAAAAGG
This window contains:
- a CDS encoding ATP-binding protein yields the protein MDKNYRIGWGWRQVRIWPATLSKLFKEGYLENVFRSNSHTGYRLSELGKHLLSAENAPPQARQGPKLAAPDSLFADIIGHDGVKELLRASLLAEKPVHVLLTGPPALAKTLFLWDIEKAGGEKAIWLVGSATSKAGLWDLVAGREPSILLIDEIDKMNAADTAALLTMMEGGRLIRAKRGRELNINNPLWVVAASNRCEKLSPELRSRFAIRMLNPYGRAEYLAVVKGVLVRSEGLSSELATEVADRLDGLTQNVRDAIRVARLAPQLGVEKAIKLLLGGASNED